Proteins found in one Canis aureus isolate CA01 chromosome 19, VMU_Caureus_v.1.0, whole genome shotgun sequence genomic segment:
- the LOC144289313 gene encoding olfactory receptor 10H1-like, with protein sequence MAATLGLNHSSVSEFILVGFSTFPPHLLPAFFLLFLLMYLFTLLGNLLIMATVWSERALHTPMYLFLCALSISEILYTLAITPRLLADLLSTRRTIAFAACTSQMFFSFTFGFTHSFLLTVMGYDRYVAICHPLRYNVLMSPRGCTCLVAWSWAGGSVMGLVVTTAVFHLTFCGPNEIHHFFCHVPPLLKLACGTDVPIVALGVGLVCITALLGCFLLILLSYAFIVAAILRIPSAEGRHKAFSTCASHLTVVVVHYGFASVIYLKPKAPQSLEGDTLMGITYTILTPFLSPIIFSLRNKELKTAMKKTFLSKLYPQSS encoded by the coding sequence ATGGCTGCCACCTTGGGCCTAAACCACAGCTCTGTGTCTGAATTCATCCTCGTGGGCTTCTCCACCTTCCCGCCCCAtctcctgcctgccttcttccTGCTGTTTCTGCTCATGTACCTGTTCACGCTGCTGGGGAACCTGCTCATCATGGCCACTGTCTGGAGCGAGCGCGCCCTGCACACGCCCATGTACCTCTTCCTGTGCGCCCTGTCCATCTCCGAGATCCTCTACACCTTGGCCATCACCCCGCGCCTGCTGGCTGACCTGCTCTCCACCCGCCGCACCATCGCCTTTGCAGCCTGTACCAGCCAGATGTTCTTCTCTTTCACGTTCGGCTTCACCCACTCCTTCCTGCTCACGGTCATGGGCTacgaccgctatgtggccatctgccaccCTCTGCGCTATAACGTGCTCATGAGCCCCCGAGGTTGTACCTGCCTGGTGGCCTGGTCCTgggctggtggctcagtcatggGGCTGGTGGTGACCACAGCTGTTTTCCACCTCACTTTCTGTGGACCCAATGAGATCCACCATTTCTTCTGCCACGTGCCCCCTCTCTTGAAGCTGGCCTGTGGAACTGATGTACCAATAGTGGCCCTGGGTGTGGGGCTGGTGTGCATCACTGCCCTGCTGGGCtgctttctcctcatcctccttTCCTACGCCTTCATCGTGGCTGCCATCTTGAGGATCCCCTCTGCTGAGGGCAGGCACAAAGCCTTCTCCACCTGTGCATCCCACCTCACTGTGGTGGTCGTGCACTATGGCTTTGCCTCTGTCATCTACCTCAAGCCCAAGGCTCCCCAGTCTCTGGAAGGAGACACTCTGATGGGCATCACCTACACAATCCTTACACCTTTCCTCAGTCCCATCATCTTCAGTCTCAGGAACAAGGAACTGAAGACCGCCATGAAGAAGACCTTCCTCAGCAAACTCTATCCCCAGAGCTCCTGA
- the LOC144289314 gene encoding olfactory receptor 10H1: MQRGNFSVVTEFILVGFSTFPHLQLMFFLLFLLMYLFTLLGNLLIMATVWSERALHTPMYLFLCALSISEILYTLVITPRLLADLLSTHHTITSMACASQMFFSFMFGFTHSFLLTVMGYDRYVAICHPLRYNVLMSPRGCTCLVAWSWVGGLVMGLVVTTAVFHLTFCGPNEIHHFACHVPPLLKLACGTDVPIVALGVGLVCITALLGCFLLILLSYAFIVAAILRIPSAEGRHKAFSTCASHLTVVVVHYGFASVIYLKPKAPQSLEGDTLMGITYTILTPFLSPIIFSLRNKELKTAMKKTFLSKLYPEKI; encoded by the coding sequence ATGCAGAGAGGCAATTTCTCAGTGGTGACTGAATTCATCCTCGTGGGCTTCTCCACCTTCCCCCACCTTCAGCTGATGTTCTTCCTGCTGTTTCTGCTCATGTACCTGTTCACGCTGCTGGGGAACCTGCTCATCATGGCCACTGTCTGGAGCGAGCGCGCCCTGCACACGCCCATGTACCTCTTCCTGTGCGCCCTGTCCATCTCCGAGATCCTCTACACCTTGGTCATCACCCCGCGCCTGCTGGCCGACCTGCTCTCCACCCACCACACCATCACCTCTATGGCCTGTGCCAGCCAGATGTTCTTCTCTTTCATGTTCGGCTTCACCCACTCCTTCCTGCTCACGGTCATGGGCTacgaccgctatgtggccatctgccaccCTCTGCGCTATAACGTGCTCATGAGTCCCCGAGGTTGTACCTGCCTGGTGGCCTGGTCCTGGGTTGGTGGCTTGGTCATGGGGCTGGTGGTGACCACAGCTGTTTTCCACCTCACTTTCTGTGGACCCAATGAGATCCACCATTTTGCTTGCCATGTGCCCCCTCTCTTGAAGCTGGCCTGTGGAACTGATGTACCAATAGTGGCCCTGGGCGTGGGGCTGGTGTGCATCACTGCCCTGCTGGGCtgctttctcctcatcctccttTCCTACGCCTTCATCGTGGCTGCCATCTTGAGGATCCCCTCTGCTGAGGGCAGGCACAAAGCCTTCTCCACCTGTGCATCCCACCTCACTGTGGTGGTCGTGCACTATGGCTTTGCCTCTGTCATCTACCTCAAGCCCAAGGCTCCCCAGTCTCTGGAAGGAGACACTCTGATGGGCATCACCTACACAATCCTTACACCTTTCCTCAGTCCCATCATCTTCAGTCTCAGGAACAAGGAACTGAAGACCGCCATGAAGAAGACCTTCCTCAGCAAATTGTATCCAGAAAAAATATGA
- the LOC144289316 gene encoding olfactory receptor 1M1-like, which produces MDNQTRNFEFILLGLSEQPLQQQVFFGLSFSLYLIGCMGNLLSILAILLDPHLHSPMYFFLSNLSLLDICFASTTIPKMLVNHLCGHSTISSKACLTQMYFFITFGAADSILLSTMAYDRYLAICCPLRYITIMSVLRCALLVAVPWISANLISMVHTILMTRLSFCTNRIPHFFCDLNALIKLSCSNTQVNEMLVLVFGGSVVLIPFVCIMASYTPIAMAVWKVPSAQGKWKAFSTCSSHLCAVALFYGTIIGVYFNPASTHTTQKDIATTVMYTMVTPMLNPFIYSLRNRDLKEALWKLLKGNHLAKPL; this is translated from the coding sequence ATGGACAATCAGACCCGGAACTTTGAATTTATCCTCCTTGGCCTCTCTGAGCAGCCATTGCAGCAGCAGGTGTTCTTTGGTCTGTCTTTCAGCCTGTATCTGATTGGGTGCATGGGGAATCTGCTCAGCATTCTGGCCATCCTCTTGGACCCTCACCTCCATagccccatgtacttcttcctcagcaACCTGTCTCTTCTTGACATCTGCTTTGCCTCCACCACCATCCCCAAGATGTTGGTGAACCACCTATGTGGGCACAGCACCATCTCCTCCAAGGCTTGCCTGACCCAGATGTATTTCTTCATTACCTTTGGGGCAGCTGACAGCATCCTTCTTTCCaccatggcctatgaccgctatctAGCCATCTGTTGCCCACTACGCTACATCACAATCATGAGTGTCCTTCGTTGTGCCTTGCTGGTGGCAGTCCCCTGGATCTCAGCAAACCTCATCTCCATGGTCCATACTATCCTGATGACCCGCTTGTCCTTTTGCACCAATAGGATCCCACACTTTTTCTGTGACCTCAATGCCTTGATCAAGCTCTCCTGCTCTAATACCCAAGTCAACGAGATGCTGGTGTTGGTCTTTGGGGGCTCAGTTGTTCTGATCCCTTTTGTGTGCATCATGGCCTCTTATACACCTATTGCTATGGCTGTGTGGAAGGTGCCCTCAGCACAGGGGAAGTGGAAAGCATTCTCCACCTGTAGCTCTCACCTTTGTGCTGTCGCTCTCTTCTATGGGACCATTATTGGGGTCTACTTCAACCCTGCATCCACACACACCACCCAGAAGGACATAGCAACCACAGTGATGTACACCATGGTCACCCCCATGCTGAACCCCTTCATATATAGCCTTCGGAACCGAGATCTGAAGGAAGCCCTCTGGAAACTTCTCAAAGGAAACCACTTGGCTAAGCCTCTTTGA